The Desulfovibrio psychrotolerans genomic interval CCATGTTCGATGCCATCCTGCCGCGTCAGGGAATCGTCACCCGCTTTGCGGATTTCAGCGATCCCGATTCCATCCGCAGGCAGATAACGCCCAAAACGCGCATGCTGTTCACAGAGGTTATCGGCAACCCTGCGCTGGATGTGGTGCGCATACGCGATGTGGCAAAGGTGGCGCAGGAGTTTCATCTGCCGCTGGTGGTAGATTCCACCTTCACCCCGCCGTGCCTGTTCCGCCCGCTGGAACACGGGGCGCATGTGGTGGTGCATTCTCTTACCAAGTGGATCGGCGGGCATGGCACGGGGCTGGGCGGCGTGGTTGTGGACGGCGGCACCTTTGACTGGACCGACCCCAAGTTCAGCCTGTTCAATGAGCCGGACACCTCATACCACGGGTTGCGCTATGCGCACGACCTCGGCCCGCTTAACCCGGTGGCGTTTGCCCTGCGGCTGCGGCTTGTGCCGCTGCGCAATCTGGGCGGCTGCATAAGCCCGGACAACAGCTGGCTGTTCCTGCAGGGGCTGGAAACGCTGAGCCTGCGTATGGAACGGCACGGGGCCAATGCCCTGCGGGTGGCAAAGTTTTTACAGGCGCATCCGCAGGTGGCGTGGGTGCGGTATCCGGGACTGGAGGATGACCCCGGCCATGCGGCGGCGCGCGAGCAGTTTGCCGGAAACGGCTGCGGCTACGGGGGCATGGTGGTGTTCGGCATCCGTGGCGGCGTGCAGGCAGGGGCGCGGTTCATAGACAGCCTGAAGCTGGTCTCGCACCTTGCCAATGTGGGCGATGCCAAGAGCCTTGCCATCCATCCCGCCTCCACCACCCATTCGCAGCTTACGGAGGAGCAGCAGCGCGCGGGCGGCATAACCCCCGACCTCATCCGCCTGTCAGTGGGCATTGAGCATATAGATGATATTCTGGCCGACATGGCGCAGGCGCTGGAGCCATAGCCGTTCCAGAAGCAGGATATTCAGGAAAAGAATCGGCCCCCGGTGCGTATGCGCCGGGGGCCGTTGTCTTTCTGTGCCTCGCGCATAGGCCGTGCGGCAGTGGTGGGGGGGCGTTAACCGCCGCAGGGAGAGTTTTATCAGTCGTCAGCAGGCTTCAGCAGCGTGCGGTTTGCCCGTACCACAAGGAATGATGCCACGCCCAGTGCCAGCAGTTCTGCCAGCGGAATAGCCATCCAAACGCCTGAGATGCC includes:
- a CDS encoding O-acetylhomoserine aminocarboxypropyltransferase/cysteine synthase family protein — protein: MTTGHRFETKALHAGFTADSTNARAIPVHRTAAYLFRNTEHAANLFALKELGNIYTRLMNPTQDALEQRLAALEGGAAAVALASGTTAVHYTVLNICRAGDEIVSASNLYGGTYTMFDAILPRQGIVTRFADFSDPDSIRRQITPKTRMLFTEVIGNPALDVVRIRDVAKVAQEFHLPLVVDSTFTPPCLFRPLEHGAHVVVHSLTKWIGGHGTGLGGVVVDGGTFDWTDPKFSLFNEPDTSYHGLRYAHDLGPLNPVAFALRLRLVPLRNLGGCISPDNSWLFLQGLETLSLRMERHGANALRVAKFLQAHPQVAWVRYPGLEDDPGHAAAREQFAGNGCGYGGMVVFGIRGGVQAGARFIDSLKLVSHLANVGDAKSLAIHPASTTHSQLTEEQQRAGGITPDLIRLSVGIEHIDDILADMAQALEP